Proteins from a genomic interval of Candidatus Rubidus massiliensis:
- the yvqK gene encoding Cob(I)yrinic acid a,c-diamide adenosyltransferase encodes MTNIYTRTGDKGETSLFSGERVLKNNHFIEALGAVDECNSSLGVAISHLQANEKDLKDQLTSIQHALFDVGASLATPLTSSSLKKIEKTRFDEESITELEKWIDAMEDKLVPLKTFILPSGHPSGAMLHFSRALCRRAERMIIPLIQNKQIPNSVLVYLNRLSDYLFVAARFANFSHQVEETHWLPHKVREH; translated from the coding sequence ATGACAAATATATACACAAGAACTGGTGATAAAGGGGAAACCTCACTTTTTTCAGGAGAACGTGTTCTAAAAAATAATCACTTTATTGAAGCCTTAGGTGCCGTAGACGAATGTAATTCATCTTTAGGAGTTGCCATTTCACATTTGCAAGCAAATGAAAAAGATCTAAAAGATCAGCTCACCTCAATTCAGCATGCTCTATTTGATGTTGGCGCATCTCTTGCTACCCCCCTTACTTCTTCCTCATTAAAAAAAATAGAAAAAACCCGTTTTGATGAAGAGTCTATTACAGAGTTAGAAAAGTGGATTGACGCAATGGAAGATAAGTTGGTACCGTTAAAAACCTTTATATTACCAAGTGGTCATCCATCTGGAGCCATGTTACATTTTTCACGTGCTCTTTGCAGAAGAGCTGAACGAATGATTATTCCTTTAATACAAAATAAACAAATTCCCAATTCTGTATTAGTTTATTTAAATCGACTATCAGATTATTTATTTGTAGCTGCCAGGTTTGCAAATTTTTCTCATCAAGTAGAAGAAACTCATTGGCTTCCCCATAAAGTAAGAGAGCATTAA